One region of Phragmites australis chromosome 18, lpPhrAust1.1, whole genome shotgun sequence genomic DNA includes:
- the LOC133898898 gene encoding disease resistance protein RGA5-like produces the protein MEAAIVVSVSMGVMNPVLEKLAPLMGDKYKKVKGLEEKVSSLKRELSYMNSVLEKMEQDADKLDQQDKIWRKDVIEMSYDIEDYIDDFIHHFGEDGDKVGMGILQKAYRYLRTFKDRHRLVNQFQEIENQVMQVSKRRKRYKLDQCISITTPVIVDPRLSAFYKESASLVGIDTQKEELVKWVMDEGQQLKVVSIVGFGGLGKTTLANEVYREVSGKFDCKAFVSISQKPDMRMILNSVLKQLGLQTYSYACGEKDLIDDLCGHLQEKRYFIVVDDLWDIQAWNTIGCVFPKNNLRSRVMITTRDEDVARACYDNHGCIHNMRRLSEQDSRKLFFNRIFGSEEDACPSQFEVVSCEILKKCGGLPLAIITVASILACHQNHKILKEHWEQHTKLKELWEYIQKCLATNEFEKESALKDMINILDLSYKYLPHHLKACFLYLGSYPEDHEISRVELVRRWVAEGFVSISKEWDVWDVAESYFNELVNRSMIQPVYEDHFGIEELVGCRVHDMMLDLIRSKCEEYNFVSVVHGLQAMGKVQDNVRRLSVDLSGGEDATMPEPATGHLSKVRSLAISRGSKWKPPLVEFKFLRVLFLQLSFPEQETARDLTAISQLSHVKYLKIEGMYNGYEDSVMLPAKISGLRQLQTLEIIDIPVSNIPSDIVDLPCLSHLDLTSHENPCLPDGIGKMKWLRTLSCLSLRKSTPENIKGISELTNLAELNLNCKREESGCVPTATWMAALSYSLEKLSNLKCLLLWSSRDAFCADAMSSFSPPFRNIEKLYLRALTLPRVPRWISDLRSLRALDLGVKEITCEDVVVIIGTLPVLARLHLRIPGVPAERIVIGSTVFTVLKWFGFDCDGASCITFEAGAMPNLRNLLLRINPREWDNATPVGMEHLSSLKEIYVVSVLSGNRDSISEADPEPLLKVFQEAADALPSRPAFGSHRSWIRPEEEE, from the exons ATGGAGGCAGCTATCGTGGTAAGCGTTTCCATGGGGGTGATGAACCCCGTCTTGGAAAAGCTCGCCCCGCTCATGGGCGACAAGTACAAGAAAGTCAAGGGTCTAGAGGAGAAGGTGTCCTCCCTCAAGCGTGAGCTCAGCTACATGAATTCCGTCCTTGAGAAGATGGAGCAGGACGCCGACAAACTCGACCAGCAGGATAAGATTTGGAGGAAAGATGTAATAGAGATGTCCTACGACATCGAAGATTATATTGACGACTTCATTCACCATTTTGGTGAAGACGGCGACAAGGTGGGTATGGGGATCCTCCAGAAAGCTTATCGCTACCTGAGAACTTTCAAGGATCGTCATCGCCTAGTAAATCAGTTCCAGGAGATCGAGAATCAAGTGATGCAAGTAAGCAAACGCCggaagaggtacaagcttgatCAGTGCATCTCAATTACTACCCCTGTAATTGTTGATCCTCGCTTGTCAGCGTTCTACAAGGAGTCGGCAAGCCTTGTGGGCATTGACACCCAGAAGGAAGAGCTTGTCAAATGGGTAATGGATGAAGGGCAACAGTTGAAGGTGGTCTCGATTGTAGGGTTCGGAGGTTTGGGCAAGACCACGCTTGCCAACGAGGTGTATCGCGAAGTAAGCGGGAAATTCGACTGCAAGGCGTTTGTGTCCATTTCTCAAAAACCAGACATGAGAATGATACTCAACAGTGTGCTAAAGCAACTTGGGCTACAGACATATTCTTATGCTTGCGGGGAGAAAGACCTCATCGACGACCTCTGTGGACATCTACAGGAGAAGAG GTACTTCATCGTAGTTGATGATTTGTGGGATATACAAGCATGGAATACCATCGGGTGCGTTTTCCCAAAAAATAATCTCCGTAGCAGAGTAATGATAACTACACGAGATGAGGATGTCGCTAGAGCATGTTACGACAACCACGGATGCATTCATAATATGAGGCGCCTAAGTGAGCAAGACTCAAGAAAATTATTCTTTAATAGAATATTTGGATCTGAAGAAGATGCTTGCCCTTCTCAGTTCGAAGTAGTTTCATgtgaaattttgaagaagtgcGGTGGCCTACCGCTTGCAATTATTACTGTTGCTAGTATTTTAGCTTGCCACCAAAACCACAAAATACTGAAGGAGCATTGGGAACAACACACGAAACTGAAGGAGCTATGGGAGTACATACAAAAATGTCTTGCCACTAATGAGTTTGAAAAGGAATCTGCCTTGAAGGACATGATAAATATCTTAGACCTCAGCTACAAATATCTACCCCATCATCTAAAGGCATGCTTTTTGTATCTTGGTAGTTACCCAGAGGATCACGAAATTAGCAGGGTTGAGCTAGTTAGACGATGGGTGGCAGAAGGTTTTGTGAGTATCTCTAAAGAGTGGGATGTATGGGATGTCGCAGAGAGCTATTTCAACGAGCTGGTCAATAGGAGCATGATTCAACCTGTATATGAGGATCACTTTGGTATTGAGGAGCTAGTAGGCTGCAGAGTACATGATATGATGCTTGATCTGATCAGAAGTAAGTGTGAAGAATATAATTTTGTTAGTGTGGTGCATGGTCTTCAAGCCATGGGAAAAGTGCAAGACAATGTGCGCCGACTCTCTGTCGATTTGAGTGGTGGAGAGGATGCCACAATGCCTGAGCCCGCTACTGGCCACTTATCAAAAGTTCGTTCCCTTGCCATCTCTAGAGGATCAAAGTGGAAACCTCCTCTAGTGGAGTTTAAGTTTCTCCGGGTGCTCTTCCTTCAATTATCTTTTCCTGAGCAAGAAACGGCAAGGGACCTTACTGCTATCAGCCAATTGTCACATGTGAAATATTTAAAGATCGAAGGGATGTACAATGGGTACGAGGACTCCGTAATGTTACCTGCTAAGATTAGTGGGCTGCGACAATTGCAGACTCTAGAAATAATTGACATCCCAGTTTCCAACATTCCATCAGACATCGTTGACTTGCCCTGCTTGTCCCATCTAGACCTGACATCTCATGAGAATCCCTGCTTGCCGGACGGGATTGGCAAGATGAAATGGCTGCGCACTCTGAGTTGCCTCAGTCTGCGGAAGAGCACACCGGAGAATATTAAGGGCATCAGTGAGCTAACCAATCTGGCAGAGCTGAACCTCAACTGTAAAAGAGAAGAATCGGGATGTGTGCCGACGGCGACATGGATGGCTGCTTTGAGCTATTCCCTGGAGAAGCTCAGTAACCTCAAGTGTCTTTTATTGTGGTCTTCTCGTGATGCCTTCTGCGCTGATGCTATGAGCTCGTTTTCACCTCCATTCCGCAACATTGAGAAACTTTATCTGAGAGCATTGACCCTCCCTAGAGTTCCCAGGTGGATCAGCGATCTCCGTAGCCTCCGCGCCCTAGATCTTGGGGTGAAGGAGATAACCTGCGAAGATGTAGTTGTCATCATTGGGACGCTACCTGTCCTCGCCAGGCTCCACCTGCGGATCCCTGGCGTCCCGGCAGAAAGGATTGTGATAGGCTCCACAGTCTTCACGGTTCTCAAATGGTTTGGTTTCGATTGTGATGGGGCATCGTGCATTACATTTGAGGCAGGGGCTATGCCCAACCTTCGGAACCTCTTGTTACGAATCAATCCGCGTGAATGGGACAACGCTACACCTGTCGGTATGGAGCACCTCTCAAGCCTAAAAGAAATCTATGTAGTCTCCGTACTCTCTGGAAACCGAGACTCCATTTCTGAGGCCGATCCCGAGCcgctcttgaaggtcttccagGAAGCTGCTGACGCTCTACCGAGTCGCCCAGCATTTGGGAGCCACCGCTCTTGGATAAG ACCGGAAGAGGAGGAGTAG